Part of the Zingiber officinale cultivar Zhangliang chromosome 6A, Zo_v1.1, whole genome shotgun sequence genome, AGCTTCTGCATGACCTTAAACAGTCCCgcccatggtgcctcgagcttgACGACATCGCCGACcaacttcactttcttccagatgagatcaccgacctggaaggatTTCAGGATCactcgccggttgtagttctgcttcattcgctGCCGGTATGCCATTAGCCGAGCGATGGCTTTTGCCCGTGCTTCGCCCACCAAATCGAGCTCGATTAGCCTCCGTTTGACGTTCCCCTCGTCGTATAGCTGCACCCGATCGGATTATGCTCCAACCCCCACAAGGACAACTGCCTCACTACTATACACCAACTGGAATGGAGTTACACCGATCGCCTCCTTTAgagtcgtgcggagagcccaCAACACATtggggagctcgtcgacccagctgcctcccatgtggtcgagccgaacgcgtAAAACTCTAAGGATCTCCCGATTGACGACTTCAGCCTACCCGTTGCCTTGAGGGTAGGCCACCGAGGTGAAGGCTTGTTGAATGCCATAGCCTTCACACCATTCTCTGAGCTCTCGATCGGTGAACTTCCGTCCATTATCAGACACGAGTTGGcgtgggatgccgaaccgacaaataatATTTTGCCAGATAAATTTGGTGACCATCTGCTCAGTGATCCTTGCCAGCGGCTcgacttctacccatttggagaagtagtccaccaccacgagtagaaacttccgctgacctgtCGCTATGGGGAAGGGCccgacgatgtccatgccccattggtcgaacgggcatgatacAGTGGACGCTCTTATTTCCTTGGTCGGTCGGTGTGACATGTTGTTATACTTCTGGCAGGATAAGCATGTGGCCACCATCCGAGCGGCGTCCTCCTAGAGAGTTGGCCAGAAATATCTAGCCAGGAGTAACTTTCGGGCTAATGCTCGGCCGCccagatgacctccgcaagagccttggtgcacctcctTCAGGATGTACTCGACGTCTTCTGATCCAACGCACTTGAGGAGGGTCCTGGAGAAGGCCCTCTTGTAAAGCTAGTCGTCGATCAAGGTGAACCGCccgaccctcttctttaataaacaaaCTTCCTCCGGGTCGTGGCCGGTGCAGCTCCTGACCGCAAGAACTCTGTTACCGTCGTCCTCCAGTCGTTCAGGAAGGTTATctcctccatccggtcgatgtgcgccacaagTGAGACTTGCTCGATTGGCTGACCTATGATGATCGGTGTCACCGAACTGGCTAGTTTCGCTAACTCATCCATCGCCTAGTTCttcgatcgggggatcttctctATGATGACCTTCTGGAAGTTGGTCTTCAGCTTCTCGAAAGTCTCTACATTGAGCCTAAGCTGTACGCTGTTTATCTCGAATGTCTTGGATAGCTGCTggtgccaaatatgatcctgttcgaaagtAAAAGAGATGGATGCTGGCGACGTGGCGCTCCTGCTGACCTCCGGTGGACTTCACTcccgcctgcaacacaagcagcgttagtgccgagctagggaaggggttcccggcaatgaccctccaacgctcaagtcagttttcgGTGAAGCAAGAAGAAGCATGAAACGAGAACTGTAGTGCAACAGCAGAAATCACATGTAAAGCATACCACtaccgatgcttggaccccctttatatagagcattGGAAGCGCgcatgcatgcttcccaagggAAGCACACGTCtcaaagttttctctaaaaagaCGTGTCGGTAAAGTGTCCCTAACACAGTACCAcacgatcttctgtctgaccatgccacctgtcagcgacactagctcccaaaaggatgtcgaaagatcCTGTTGTGTTTGTTGCTTGGTCGAGTGGAATGGCCATTCGGCCGAAATTCTACTATCCCTGTGCTGTCTGCTGTCctgccgagcgggatagccgctagGCTGAAAATCCACCGTCGCGCCGAGCGGGATAGCTGCTCGGCTGAAGGTCATTATCCAAGTGTCGTTAGTTGCTGGGTCGAGCGAGATAGTCGCTTGGCTGGAAGCCCATTGTCCACATGCTCGATTGCtgagccgagcgggatagccactcGGCGGGTAGTTCACTGTCAACGTGCTCAGCTGGTCTCAAGTCTGATGCTAGACCGAGTGGAGGAGCCGATCGGCCCGACTTCTACGCGTCCCTTGAGCGTTGGTTTGATTAATCCCTATGCCGAAGACGGTGGGTCGATGCTTAATCCCCGATCGACGTATGACTCGCCCGACCGACCAACACCGTCCATCCGTTGACCCTCTAGACTTTGACTTCCATCGTGGCAACGGGATGAAGCCCCTCATCATCATCGCATcataagcctccccttcaagtctagttaaaGGAGGCTATAGtttgactgactggacaattgtgTGAGCAAATTCCCTTCTGATTGGACTTCGTTACTATGTGACCTCCGATCGGGGTAGGCCCGATCATCGCCGATCGACCTATTGAAGTTTGTAGCACGACTCCATTGACCAGTTTGATTTGGATCATTATTTAGGTTTGACTTGTATTTTGTGTATTATTTAGTTTTAGCAGGATGAAATGTTATTGCTCAAGAAATTTCCTGCGACATTGGCAAGTGAACCACAAACTTCTCACTAGCTAAATTTGCAATCCAACTACCAATCCACATTAGAAGCCTATTGTTTGAGTGAAGAATTCAATTTCATAAGTGGATCTACTTAGCGGAATAAACCAATTATATCAAATGAATGTAACGACAACTTTTCTTAATGGTAATATTGATGAGAAAATCTATATGGTAAAACCAGAATGCTAAAGACAAAGAGAATAGAGTATGTAAACTTAAAAGtctatacacacacacacactaaaGTAAGTGTCAAAATAATGGaataaaatttaataaagttattttatcttattgtttcgaaatgatcaatgagatcattatgtttacctaagaaaggaaaaaggtaagtttatcatcttatcattatatgttgatgatattctaATAGTTGGAAGTGACATAAAATGTGTGATAAGTCAAATCATGACTTTCATCATAATTTGATATAATAGTTATGAGAGAAGTTGAGTATATCTTAAGAGTAAAGATCATTAGAGATTTATCAAAAAGACTTTTGGATTTGTTTCAAGAGATTTATATCATTGAGATGCTACAAAGCTTTAACATGTCAGATTGCAACTTTGAACAAACACCTATAGTGAGAGATATTATTCTGAGCAAAAGTATATATCCCAAGACTCTTGAaaaaatagccgaaatgaaaaaaaaaatcatatgccagtaccattagtagtttaatgtacactatgttgtataCACGTCCCTAAAATAAGCCATGTTGttagcttagttagtcgtttccagttaaACCTAGGATCGAGACGCTAAAAAGTAGTGAAAAAGATATTCAGATATTTCAAAGGGCAACAGATTATTGTCTATGTTTCCATGGATCAAATATGAGCTTGAAGGAATACACAGACGTACATTGGCTAGGagaccttgatgatagaaaatctaCATTTGACTATACCTTCTTCTTGAATGGCGACATCATCTCATGGAACAGTAAGAAATAGGCTTGTATAGCACTGTCGATAATGGAAACTGAGTATGTAGTTTGTATAGCGGCTGTGCAAAAAGCTATCTAGTTGAGAAGGTTCCTAAAGTATATAAAGATTGCTGAAAATAGTAAGACTTCTATTACAATGTACTGTGATAGTGAAGTTGCTATAATTTTttctaaggatcccaaatatcacaacaatgacaaacatatagaaattaagtataattttataagagatattaTTGACAataaaaagataattcttgagtatatccttacacgtgttatgcttgtaaatccttttactaagccattgactaaagagttatTTCAAGGATATGTGAAGTTTTTGGGGTTTTGTAAAATGTAACACTTTGTAAATACATGAAAATGTCATGatatattcagtgtatatgttacaTTTTGGATAAAAGTCTCAGTGAGCATGTTGGCATATTGAGATTGATCCACTTATATGAACAATCATatctatttgttaaatataaataaatgtaAGACTATTACTTATGAGATAACTTatatagctgtgaatagagacataatcATAAGTTAaagtcgccttgataattgtgtcaagatcagatcatttatgtgttaacaatgatcgaagtaaatgaacccaccatttttTGAATCTACTTAAggccagattggaattcatatattgaattcaggattagacattaagtatgtctagatcaaaatctatacgatgttaaattttgagaaaaatatgtgTTGGTGCATGGAGCACCAGATAATCAAACCTGGTTTTGATGATTGACAAAGGTTTAAAGTtaagattaattattatataacaagtttaactgagtgtgcaggaaagtcctaagtaatcttaggcaacgtgaaagtcctagttgagactaggcacagaagtcctagtggatactaggtagatggaaagtccaagaCGCGGTTAGGCAACGATGCGACACAACGGGCTTATAAGGCCCTAGCTCGGtcgaccggagccgtccgatctatgTCGCGGAAACCCAGGCCAAGATCTCACtgttgaattcaaaccgccaagCGTCACATCACGCCTGTCGCGTTAAGAGTGCGGCGGCAGTGGGCGTGACACGTGGCGCACCACCACAGGTCGACAATTAATGAAGGCATGGGAACATGCGCAGCCTTAAAGAGTGGTGATTTGCATGATTTCCAAGAAATCTGGGTGACGTCAGCTTAGCCCGCGCTCGCCCGAGACAACCCAAGGAAAATTTCTACAAGTAAAAACCTTCATCCTGCTGATCGGATAGAGGGAGAATGCTTATGACCGAGCGTCGAGCTTTAAAATAGCGATCAACGAAGATCGGTCTTACCCCGATCAGACCACACAACGTCGAAGGCCGATAAGGAGGAAATCCGCTCacacttgtccagtcagtcggacttacaacctccttcgactagacttgaaggagaggcttgtgatgcggtggtGAGGAAGGGCCCCACCCTGcgaccacggtggaggtcaaagttaaggcggTCAATGCGTATAAGGTAGCGACTGGTCGGGCGGAGCAGTCCCTAACCGGGTAGAAGGTCCCAACCCGCCACCATCTTCGATGCAAGAATCTCAAACACCCGATGCTCAAAGGACGATGTGCAGAAGCTGAGCCGAGTGACTACCTCGCTCGGTCTGGCAGCGAGGCCTGACACCGATAGAGTTCAACTTCTGGACAGCAGCAGACTTGACGTCAGCCATGCACGTggacagtggacttccggccgagcggctgaGTGGCTATCCCGCTCGACCCGACGACATACATCACTCGGACAATGGACTTTCGGTCGAGCGTCTATCCCTCTCGGCTAGACAGAAAGCACAATAGGATATCTTCCAACATCCTTTTGAGAGTTAGCGCCGCAGACATGCCGCATAGTCAGACataagatcgtacggcggaagcttccattgtcacttcagagatatgctcgacctgCTAAGGTATTGtgttagggacactttactgacacatctttttaggaaaaactttgagaagcatgcccaccttgggaagcgtgcatgcgCGCTACAGGATCTCTATATAAAAAgggggggggtccaagcatcgacagAGGTATGCTTTACACACGATTTCTACTGTTCTGCTACAGTTCTCGTTGCTTCTTCTTTTGcttcgccggagactgacttgagcgtcagagggccatcgtcggggaccccttccctggcacGACATTGACACTGCTTGTGTTACAGGTCGAAGCGAAGTCCACCGGAGGTCaataggagcgccacatccccaacatCCATCTCGTCGACTTTTGGATAGGAtcaataactatttttttaaaatttcaaacttaattagtttcccaaaattcaaaatttaaaattaaaacttaattattttctaaaaatccaAACTTAACACTTTTAATTCAAAGTTTAAATTTAatcattcaaacttaattattttttaaaaatccaaaCTTAAcacttttaaattcaaaatttaaacttaaatatttttcaaaatttaaatttaaatatttctcaaaattcaaattcaattatttttaaaatttaattatttgtcaaaacttaattattttttaattattttctcaacttattttttaaatatgaataaacTTAAGATTAAAGAATCaactttaaaattaagattaacttaactccatctcacacaaactcataaggcttaatatgttttataacatagattgaatgagatggaaaataggcagctaattttttttttctaatttaggGTTATACTCATGCTATGAACCCTTATCTAATTTTAATCCTAAAACTTTTCCCTTATACATaacaatttttttcctttttctccaaTATTtttttgaatcacttaaaattttctaaaagcatTAATCAAAGGAGAGAAAAAGGAGGttaaaataaaagtatttttcaaaagttctgaatttttaaatgtattgatttcaaaattaagtgTTTTAAAAAgtgaagtttttcaaaattaagtaattttttttcaaactaagtatttagctaagtattgttcaaatatttttttttcaaaattaaatatttaaccaagTATTTTTAAGAGGGAGAAAAGCAGAAaaactaagaattttttttgaaaagaaagtTAAGCGATACTTTTCAGAGggcttaaagttaaattttttaaa contains:
- the LOC121994677 gene encoding uncharacterized protein LOC121994677, coding for MDELAKLASSVTPIIIGQPIEQVSLVAHIDRMEEITFLNDWRTTLYDEGNVKRRLIELDLVGEARAKAIARLMAYRQRMKQNYNRRVILKSFQVGDLIWKKVKLVGDVVKLEAPWAGLFKVMQKLRSSAYYLEDEEWRQLERP